The stretch of DNA CACGGACCAAACCTTAATCTCTTAGGGCAACGCGAACCAGAGGTTTATGGCTCTACTACGCTAGACGATATCAATAACCTCTTACAAGCAGAAGCAAAAAACCTTGGTGTAGTTGTGGCAACGCTTCAATCAAATCACGAGGGTAGTTTAGTAGATGCAATTCACGCAGCTAGAGAGAAACACCAAGGAATATTAATAAATGCTGGCGCGTACACGCACACGAGTGTAGCAATCCGCGATGCGATCGCTGGTGTTAAGTTACCAACAGTCGAAGTTCATCTCAGTAACATTTATCAACGCGAAGCTTTTCGCCACTATTCTTACATTGCACCAGTTGCGATCGGGCAAATCAGTGGTTTTGGGGCTGAAAGTTATCGTTTGGGGTTGCAAGCACTCGTTCGTTACCTGAGTAGCTCGTGAATGCGGTACTCGCTCTGCAGTCGATTTCGCGGTACTCTGCTGGGCGCAGCTGTTGGAGGAATGCTTGCCCAAACCAATAATCCAGCTTCTACCAAAGACACGCAGCCGAATGCAGCAGATTTTACATGGGAACGTCTAGCAACACAAGTCGCGCAAAGCTTGATCGAGCAAGGTAAGTTGTCTTACCCCGCAAACCAAATTAGAACGAGTCACTCGGTTAAAGTTATCATCGCAACACTGCCGATCGCGCTTTTTTATCATGAAAATGAAGCTCGATTGCAAGCTCATTTGCAGCAATTTGTTGCATGGCAAAACGATCCAGAACTCGTCGCGGGAGTTCTAGCCGTTGGTTACACGATTGCATCATCTTTAAGAGAAACTTCAATAGCAAACTTGATTGGACGAATTATTCAATTAGTTGCTGCACCGCAACTACAACTAACTCAACAGCTTATACAGATACAAAGTTTATTAAAACAACGAGCGAGTTTAGCAAAGGCGATTTCTGTTTTGGGGCAAGAAGATCTCAGTAGCGCGATCGCGTTGTCACTCTTCTGTTACTTGAGTACTCCAGAAGACTTTTCGCTGTCTGTCAAGCGCGCTACCCTCGTCAGTCAGCAATCGCCTTTCAGTTCAATTGTTGGTGCGCTATCAGGAGCCCACAACGGTAGCGCTAACATTCCCCTTCCTTGGCGGCTAGCATTGTCGCGCGACCGTCAATTACTTGGAACGTGGGGCGTGCAAAGTGAAGCTGAGTTGTTACGACTATGTGATGCTCTAGTTGCAGCGTGGTCAGGAGCATACAATACAACTATTGATGACTCGATACAAATAGCAGCGATCGCGGCGCCTCGAGTAATTCGTCCGCGCTAACTAGCCCTTAACACCGCTAGCAGTTTCAGTAGGTACAATGTAGCGTTGCAAGAGTAAGAATACCAAAATTACAGGCGCAATTGAGATTACAGAACCTGCAGCAATTAATCGCCAATCGAGAGAAAACGTCCCTGCTAACGTTGCTACTCCCAACGGTAAAGTATAAAATTCTGGTCGATCAATGACAATTAAAGGCCACAAAAAGTCACTCCAAGAACCAATAAACACAAAAATAGCTAACGTTACTAACGCTGGACGAATTGCGGGTAACATCACAAACCACCATAACCCTAATTCTGAACAGCCGTCAATTCTCGCCGCCTCTTCCATTTCTTTAGGAACGCCTTGAAAGGCTTGTCGTAACAGAAAAATACCAAACGCC from Chroococcidiopsis sp. TS-821 encodes:
- the aroQ gene encoding type II 3-dehydroquinate dehydratase, giving the protein MHSILVLHGPNLNLLGQREPEVYGSTTLDDINNLLQAEAKNLGVVVATLQSNHEGSLVDAIHAAREKHQGILINAGAYTHTSVAIRDAIAGVKLPTVEVHLSNIYQREAFRHYSYIAPVAIGQISGFGAESYRLGLQALVRYLSSS
- a CDS encoding ADP-ribosylglycohydrolase family protein; translation: MRYSLCSRFRGTLLGAAVGGMLAQTNNPASTKDTQPNAADFTWERLATQVAQSLIEQGKLSYPANQIRTSHSVKVIIATLPIALFYHENEARLQAHLQQFVAWQNDPELVAGVLAVGYTIASSLRETSIANLIGRIIQLVAAPQLQLTQQLIQIQSLLKQRASLAKAISVLGQEDLSSAIALSLFCYLSTPEDFSLSVKRATLVSQQSPFSSIVGALSGAHNGSANIPLPWRLALSRDRQLLGTWGVQSEAELLRLCDALVAAWSGAYNTTIDDSIQIAAIAAPRVIRPR